In Raphanus sativus cultivar WK10039 chromosome 5, ASM80110v3, whole genome shotgun sequence, the following proteins share a genomic window:
- the LOC108862792 gene encoding UDP-glucuronate 4-epimerase 6 — MPLSATADTSKTVKLERYNSYLRKIHSTKVLKASSKVLFRATLLIALVLVLLFAVNYHPHSDTHHLHRRSFLSTGLFSSSSSSSSLGEGAAWEKRVRQSSTAKRQHGLSVLVTGAAGFVGSHCSIALRKRGDGVLGFDNFNDYYDPSLKRARQQLLEKNQVFIVQGDLNDGPLLRKLFDIVPFTHVLHLAAQAGVRYAMKNPQSYISSNIAGLVNLLEVAKAANPQPAIVWASSSSVYGLNTENPFSEEHRTDQPASLYAATKKAGEEIAHTYNHIYGLSLTGLRFFTVYGPWGRPDMAYFFFTKAILHGKSIDIYRTQDNQEVARDFTYIDDIVKGCVGALDTAEKSTGSGGKKRGPAQLRVYNLGNTSPVPVGRLVSILEGLLGTKAKKHLIKMPRNGDVPYTHANVSLAYRDFGYKPTTDLAAGLRKFVKWYVSYYGIQPRVKKESSRADESS; from the coding sequence ATGCCACTGTCGGCTACTGCGGATACAAGCAAGACGGTGAAGCTGGAGAGGTACAACAGCTACCTCCGCAAGATCCACAGCACAAAAGTCCTAAAGGCTTCTTCTAAAGTCCTTTTCCGAGCAACACTCCTCATCGCTCTAGTCCTTGTCCTACTCTTCGCTGTCAACTACCATCCACACTCCGACACCCACCATCTCCACCGTCGCAGCTTCTTATCCACCGgactcttctcctcctcctcctcctcctcctcactAGGCGAAGGAGCCGCTTGGGAGAAGCGCGTGAGACAATCCTCAACAGCAAAACGACAGCATGGCCTCTCCGTCCTCGTCACCGGAGCCGCCGGATTCGTCGGATCTCACTGCTCAATCGCGCTTAGAAAACGCGGAGACGGAGTTTTGGGATTCGACAACTTCAACGACTACTACGATCCATCGCTCAAAAGAGCGAGACAACAGCTCCTAGAGAAGAACCAAGTGTTCATCGTCCAAGGAGATCTCAACGACGGTCCTCTCCTGCGTAAGCTCTTCGACATCGTCCCATTCACTCACGTCCTCCACTTAGCAGCTCAAGCCGGAGTTCGTTACGCCATGAAGAACCCTCAGTCTTACATCAGCTCCAACATCGCTGGTCTCGTCAACCTCCTCGAAGTAGCCAAAGCAGCTAACCCTCAGCCCGCGATCGTCTGGGCTTCGTCGAGCTCCGTGTACGGACTCAACACCGAGAATCCTTTCTCCGAAGAGCACAGAACGGATCAGCCGGCGAGTCTTTACGCCGCGACGAAGAAAGCAGGGGAGGAGATAGCACACACTTACAATCACATCTACGGTCTTTCTTTAACCGGACTCCGGTTCTTTACGGTTTACGGTCCTTGGGGAAGACCGGACATGGCTTACTTCTTCTTCACTAAAGCCATACTCCACGGGAAGTCCATCGACATCTACAGAACTCAGGACAACCAAGAAGTGGCGCGTGACTTCACCTACATCGACGATATAGTCAAGGGATGTGTCGGTGCGTTAGACACGGCGGAGAAGAGTACCGGAAGCGGGGGAAAGAAGCGAGGACCGGCTCAGTTACGTGTTTATAATCTCGGGAACACGTCTCCGGTTCCGGTCGGGAGATTGGTTTCGATATTGGAAGGGTTGTTGGGGACGAAAGCGAAGAAGCATCTGATCAAAATGCCTAGGAACGGTGACGTGCCTTACACGCATGCTAATGTGAGCTTGGCGTATAGAGACTTCGGGTATAAACCGACGACGGATCTCGCAGCGGGGTTGAGGAAGTTCGTCAAGTGGTACGTTAGTTATTATGGGATACAGCCGAGGGTGAAAAAGGAAAGCTCTCGCGCCGACGAATCCTCTtaa
- the LOC108858206 gene encoding uncharacterized protein LOC108858206 has translation MINFQKSAITFGVGIDPVNRRVLAEFLNIEKEGGDGKYLGLPECFNGSKRELLAFIGENMSKRLRGWFAKKLSYGGKEVLLKSVAMALPVYAMSCFRLTKHHCQKIMSAMASFWWDEDGEKKKIHWISWKKLCISKENGSLGFRGIEVFNQALLAKQAWRFLNDPASLIARIYKGRYFASSSFMECGKGYRPSYAWRSILFGRELLSKGLIRSVGNGRDTFVWIMDDCPRRPINKQRDFDVNQRVSSLIGEDGQWDIEKLQYFFPENEVLRIRQIQLGPTEDRDIWAYSANGAYTVKSGYKLATKHKETEEVQSMSLRPGVLELKRRIWKVKTVPKIRSFLWRAASGALAVAERLNTRGLNLDTRCKICLSGSESISHVLFVCSKAQEAWALAGFQDLSHLHTLPLTEALSTCLNMMEDVSLLVTQRRAIPWYLWTIWKNRNSLLYADTQESLLNQVQQASEEARLWHVLNDQQEVHSVLHGLNEETQKWEPPIFGYAKCNLHANWRNASLHSGLAYIIRDQSGNVLHHARDAITFSPNKFTAELRCLVWALQSMKDLGYQDVIIASDYRDVISAVKKPKEWPLFRAQLQEIRNLHTSFRSVAFETESISSNQIAREIATSVLRDGRLQSYLALGGPAWLHNRFLRESI, from the coding sequence ATGATTAATTTCCAGAAGTCAGCTATAACTTTTGGCGTAGGGATCGATCCAGTTAACCGTCGTGTCTTAGCAGAGTTCCTTAACATAGAAAAGGAGGGAGGTGATGGGAAATATCTGGGTCTTCCAGAGTGTTTTAATGGATCCAAGAGAGAGCTGCTAGCATTCATAGGTGAAAACATGAGCAAAAGGTTGCGAGGATGGTTCGCGAAGAAGCTTTCTTATGGGGGCAAAGAGGTTCTCTTGAAGTCGGTAGCGATGGCTCTTCCAGTCTATGCCATGTCTTGTTTCAGATTGACTAAGCACCACTGTCAAAAAATCATGAGTGCTATGGCGAGCTTTTGGTGGGATGAAgatggagagaagaagaagattcattGGATATCCTGGAAGAAGCTCTGTATTTCGAAAGAGAATGGGAGTCTTGGCTTTCGAGGTATCGAGGTTTTTAACCAAGCTCTTTTGGCCAAACAGGCTTGGAGATTTCTCAACGATCCTGCTAGCTTGATAGCCAGAATCTACAAGGGTCGTTACTTCGCATCGTCGAGCTTCATGGAGTGTGGGAAAGGATACCGTCCCTCATATGCTTGGCGCAGCATTCTGTTTGGTCGGGAGCTTCTATCGAAAGGGCTCATCAGATCTGTGGGTAATGGAAGAGATACCTTTGTATGGATCATGGATGATTGTCCCAGAAGACCTATCAACAAACAGCGAGACTTTGATGTCAATCAACGGGTGTCATCGCTAATAGGGGAGGATGGTCAATGGGATATTGAGAAGCTTCAGTACTTCTTTCCAGAAAATGAGGTGCTGAGGATAAGGCAAATTCAGTTAGGACCTACTGAGGATAGAGATATATGGGCCTACTCTGCGAATGGAGCGTATACTGTGAAGAGCGGCTACAAACTGGCAACTAAGCACAAGGAAACAGAGGAGGTACAGTCTATGAGTTTGAGGCCGGGTGTTTTGGAACTAAAGCGACGTATATGGAAGGTTAAAACAGTTCCTAAAATACGTAGTTTCTTATGGCGAGCAGCTTCGGGAGCCTTGGCAGTCGCGGAACGTCTCAACACGAGAGGACTGAACTTGGATACACGTTGTAAAATTTGCTTATCAGGTTCAGAATCCATCTCACATGTCCTCTTTGTCTGTTCAAAAGCACAAGAAGCGTGGGCGTTGGCAGGTTTCCAAGATCTTTCTCACCTGCATACATTACCGTTGACAGAGGCGCTTTCTACATGCTTGAATATGATGGAAGATGTATCTCTTTTGGTAACACAGAGACGAGCTATCCCTTGGTACTTGTGGACAATCTGGAAGAATAGAAATTCACTGCTATATGCAGATACTCAGGAATCTCTTCTTAACCAGGTACAACAAGCGAGTGAAGAAGCTCGGCTATGGCATGTTCTCAATGATCAGCAAGAGGTACATTCAGTGCTACATGGTTTAAATGAAGAAACTCAGAAATGGGAACCTCCTATCTTTGGCTACGCGAAGTGTAACCTGCACGCTAACTGGAGAAATGCTTCACTACACAGTGGTTTAGCATATATCATTAGAGACCAGAGTGGTAATGTTCTCCATCACGCTCGAGATGCTATCACTTTCTCACCAAACAAGTTCACAGCGGAGCTGAGATGTTTGGTTTGGGCATTACAGAGCATGAAAGACTTAGGCTACCAAGATGTGATTATAGCTTCTGACTATCGCGATGTAATCTCTGCGGTGAAAAAGCCGAAGGAATGGCCACTCTTCAGAGCTCAACTTCAGGAGATCAGAAACCTCCATACCTCATTTAGGTCGGTGGCTTTTGAAACAGAGTCAATCTCCTCAAATCAGATAGCAAGAGAGATAGCTACAAGTGTCCTACGTGATGGTCGTCTCCAATCCTATTTGGCCTTAGGAGGACCGGCGTGGCTCCATAACAGATTTTTAAGAGAATCTATTTAG
- the LOC108858204 gene encoding uncharacterized protein LOC108858204, which translates to MSLEDDKSIIIPEDDDYCAIKRGSQSILGRLLNPECQNMGRMLRTMPKIWKVYNRARGMALTRERFQFVFDLETDLQMVLDQGFWTFDDWGLAMERWVENPPPNYLQTAAIWIRLHYLPANYLTLKTIDTVADGVVHVKVIEFDPDKPLLNDYIRMLVVLDLNQSLRDKKSLTLPGGRVEYVEVRYERVRKKCFHCMRLSHEKPRCPVLQGERNKGKGLMGHKSQLPAQVTRQHHTDLAEKIMPLLAPSFPPGFEPHSSVIVPEVFEQMRLYMNCSDPDEKSIREAKMKKTLNELSKDPIAQRSCLRLEVAPKIVTVLSPIKGRVFDFSKVQEKQSTDVAESSSRSSANQSSRSEHTFNRTVPTADNLVGAREGTQVEAGVFVIGSVDNIGDRSNKSRNSFRSRSTWSRKNQNNRNKSASRQESDIHEREDGTGKRKADEDGEVSSKMSRKHSGLMVHQKPSNPQ; encoded by the exons ATGTCACTAGAGGATGATAAGTCAATCATTATCCCGGAAGATGACGATTATTGTGCGATCAAACGAGGCTCCCAGAGCATCTTAGGTCGTCTGCTGAACCCGGAGTGCCAGAATATGGGAAGGATGCTTAGGACTATGCCAAAAATTTGGAAAGTCTACAACAGAGCCCGTGGTATGGCTCTCACAAGAGAGCGCTTCCAgtttgtttttgatttagaaACAGACTTACAAATGGTTTTGGATCAAGGTTTCTGGACCTTTGATGATTGGGGCCTGGCGATGGAAAGATGGGTAGAGAACCCTCCTCCTAATTATCTTCAGACTGCAGCGATTTGGATACGTCTGCATTATCTTCCGGCAAATTACTTGACACTGAAAACGATTGACACTGTTGCAGATGGAGTTGTACATGTCAAAGTGATTGAATTTGATCCAGATAAGCCTCTTCTGAATGACTACATACGGATGCTAGTGGTTCTAGATCTCAATCAATCCTTACGAGATAAAAAATCATTAACTCTTCCAGGAGGTAGAGTTGAATACGTTGAGGTCAGATATGAAAGAGTCAGGAAGAAGTGTTTTCACTGCATGAGGCTTTCGCATGAGAAACCGAGGTGTCCGGTTCTTCAAGGAGAGAGGAATAAGGGCAAAGGCTTAATGGGTCACAAGAGTCAACTTCCGGCTCAAGTAACCCGTCAACATCACACTGACCTTGCAGAGAAGATCATGCCGCTGCTCGCTCCATCCTTTCCTCCAGGTTTTGAACCACATTCCTCAGTGATAGTTCCTGAGGTCTTTGAGCAAATGCGCCTGTACATGAACTGCTCGGATCCAGATGAGAAAAGCATTAGAGAAGCTAAAATGAAGAAGACCCTCAATGAATTATCTAAAGACCCGATTGCGCAGAGATCTTGTCTACGTCTTGAGGTAGCTCCAAAGATCGTCACTGTTCTATCCCCAATCAAAGGAAGAGTTTTCGACTTTAGTAAAGTGCAAGAAAAGCAATCTACAGACGTAGCAGAGTCTTCCTCCAGGAGCAGTGCTAATCAGTCTTCACGTTCTGAAC ACACCTTCAACAGAACAGTTCCTACAGCTGATAACTTGGTGGGAGCCAGAGAAGGTACACAAGTGGAGGCTGGAGTTTTTGTCATAGGCTCTGTAGATAACATTGGTGACAGAAGTAACAAGAGTCGAAACTCTTTCCGTAGCCGCTCCACTTGGTCAAGGAAGAaccaaaataacagaaacaagtCTGCATCTAGGCAGGAGTCTGATATTCATGAGCGAGAGGATGGTACTGGGAAGCGTAAGGCGGATGAAGACGGTGAGGTCTCATCAAAAATGTCACGAAAACACTCAGGTTTGATGGTTCACCAGAAACCATCCAATCCTCAATGA